The segment TGGGTATGTTTCAGAAGGAAATGGGCCAGCGCATTGCCGCCCCTTCGGGAAACAAAACCTATGGGATTCTGAGCGTCCTGACCCAGGCCTTTTACAGGGTGGAATATCTTTTCCAGGTGGATGAACATGTCTTTCATCCGCCCCCCAAGGTGAAGTCGGCCGTTATCAGGATGCAGCGGAAAGATGAGGCGTTGCCCTGTGAAGCCCGCAAGCTGTTTATCGTGGTGAAGGCTGCCTTTAACCAGCGCAGAAAAACATTGCACAATAGTCTGAGAGGTGTGAATATCAATTGGGAAGCCTTGCCGGCTGATTTTGCGGGAAGGCGACCGGAACAGATGAATTTGGAGGATTTTCTCCTGCTGGCCCAACAGGCGGGTGAAGGGGGTCAATAAATCCCAAAATTTTTTATATATTGGCATGCCCCATTCCCAGGAAAAGAATGTTTCTATTTGATTGAAATCGAAAAGCTATGGCTACCAGAAAATTAAAAAACTTTGAATTTGCCGGATTGCATAACACGGATGCAGAAACCTATCCAGTGCTCCATTGTTTTCAGGATTTTGAGACGGCCAATGGTTTTGCGTTTGTCGTCTCGGGTTCTGAAAAGGTTTTGGAAGGGGATCAGCAGTTGTGTGAGGTGATCAACGAACGTGTACGTTATTATTTAGATAATGAAGTGCTGGATGATCCGCGCGAAGCAGTCCGCAATGCGCTGGTCTATGCCAATGGTTTTGTTTATGAGATGACCCGTAAGAAGGAGGGTGTGGAGGCTGAAAAGGCCAGTGTGCTGTGTGTGCTGGTTCAGGATGGAAAGGCTTATTACGCCTGGATGGGCGAGGTATCTTTGTTCCTTTATACAGGTAAAAGGCGTTATCCGCTCACCTGGCCCTTAAAGGAAGAAGGGGCCGATAGTGGGGAACCCCTTTCTAAAACCAGCTCCATTTTATACCTGGGCGTGAAACAACTGGCCGAGCCGGCCCTTTGCGAACAGGCTCTGGTGCCAGTGGACGGCGACCAATTGTTTTTAGGCACCGGAACAACCTGGGCATTGATGCGTGACAAAGCCTTCTGCACGGTGATGGCCGATAGCATGCCCACCCATACCAAGTTGCAGCGCCTGATTAAACTGGCCGGGGAGATCAAAACTGAACAGCCTGCCGCCGCCCAACTCATTGCTTTCTATAATCTAGATCAAACCGAACGCAGTTTTGCGGCTGGGAAAACTACTGCAGGGCCTTCCGTTAAAGAACGCATTCAGGCCAAAATTGAAGACAGGCCTAAAAATAAAGTGCTTAGCAATGTTTTGATCGGACTGGGAATCCTAATTTTGGCCTATATGTTCTACGACCTCTTTTTGGTCAACCCTAATAAGCCGGTGAATGTGCGTGTTTCGCAGGAGACTGCCGCTGAAAATGATACCCTTTCGGTAACTTCAGATGAACAAGCTGGGGACGAGGCGGCAGACCGGACGCTTCCTGCCGATGTGGAATATGTGGTTCGCAGTGGCGATACCTGGGGTAGTATTTACCGGCAATATGAGGTGTGCTCCTGGTTTATACGCAATCATCCTGCCAATGAAGGAAAATTTGACCCGGAAGACAACCCTGTATACAACACCAGGT is part of the Bacteroides sp. genome and harbors:
- the rsmA gene encoding 16S rRNA (adenine(1518)-N(6)/adenine(1519)-N(6))-dimethyltransferase RsmA → MPQPVRPKKFLGQHFLRDENIARKIAGSLTGFGKYKKILEIGPGTGVLTKFLIHHEEYQWHGVEIDRDSIAHLKEHFPAIADRLMEADFLHMSLPGIAKGEPFAIIGNFPYNISSQIVFKVLEHRDLVPELVGMFQKEMGQRIAAPSGNKTYGILSVLTQAFYRVEYLFQVDEHVFHPPPKVKSAVIRMQRKDEALPCEARKLFIVVKAAFNQRRKTLHNSLRGVNINWEALPADFAGRRPEQMNLEDFLLLAQQAGEGGQ